A genomic stretch from Caulobacter sp. FWC2 includes:
- a CDS encoding prolipoprotein diacylglyceryl transferase family protein, translating to MISVSTSPFAHVAFDLSGWLSGLALSVVLYRWRLKALAESVAGRVGGGYFVALAMGALPGAWMAGSLNSLRGPNPSLSHSVVGALVGAIVAVEIYKAVKGVKRSTGGVFTGPFALGVVVGRLGCFFAGIADGTYGSPTRLPWGVDLGDQVSRHPVQLYESLSMALFLAAYLSGLAVRADWAMRRGFYALCMAYGAQRFVWEFLKPYPKLIGPFNLFHLLCLGLLAYGWIYDQRERRRERAQVGAVSVSGPDHQSV from the coding sequence ATGATTTCGGTCTCGACCTCGCCCTTCGCCCATGTCGCGTTCGATCTCAGCGGATGGCTGAGCGGGTTGGCGCTGAGCGTGGTTCTGTATCGCTGGCGCCTGAAGGCGTTGGCCGAGAGCGTGGCCGGCCGTGTGGGCGGCGGCTACTTTGTCGCCCTGGCAATGGGCGCCTTGCCGGGCGCCTGGATGGCGGGTTCGCTGAACAGCCTGCGAGGCCCCAATCCGTCCCTGTCGCACAGCGTCGTCGGAGCGCTGGTCGGCGCCATCGTCGCGGTGGAGATCTATAAGGCGGTGAAAGGGGTGAAACGCTCGACGGGCGGGGTCTTCACCGGCCCCTTCGCCCTAGGCGTCGTTGTCGGGCGGCTGGGCTGCTTCTTCGCCGGGATCGCAGACGGCACCTATGGCTCGCCGACGCGTCTGCCCTGGGGCGTGGACCTAGGCGACCAGGTCTCGCGCCATCCCGTGCAGCTGTACGAGAGCTTGTCGATGGCGCTTTTTCTGGCCGCCTATCTCAGCGGTCTGGCCGTGCGCGCCGACTGGGCGATGCGGCGCGGGTTCTACGCGCTGTGCATGGCCTACGGCGCGCAAAGGTTCGTCTGGGAGTTCCTCAAGCCCTATCCCAAGTTGATCGGGCCGTTTAATCTCTTCCATCTGTTGTGCTTAGGGTTGCTGGCTTATGGATGGATCTACGACCAGCGC
- the uvrB gene encoding excinuclease ABC subunit UvrB, producing the protein MPRTPNSGVSDVSTPFVMDVVQDVADATMPMLWTPHRPARPDKSEGGKKFKLVSDYQPAGDQPTAIKELVDGINARDQDQVLLGVTGSGKTFTMAQVIAATQRPALILAPNKTLAAQLYSEMKSFFPENAVEYFVSYYDYYQPEAYVPRTDTYIEKDSSINEQIDRMRHSATRAILERDDVIVVASVSCIYGIGSVETYTAMTFTLTVGDRVDEKQLIADLVAQQYKRNEVAFERGTFRRRGDTIEIFPAHYEDRAWRVTLFGDEVEAISEFDTMTGKKTADMETIKVYANSHHVTPRPTLRQAIIAIRAELKERLAWMYENGKLLEAQRLEQRTNFDLEMIETTGSCAGIENYSRYLSGRQPGEPPPTFFEYIPDNALLFTDESHQTVPQIGAMYKGDRNRKWTLAEYGFRLPSALDNRPLKFEEWDAMRPQTVHVSATPASWEMERAGGVFAEQVIRPTGLIDPPVEVRPVAKDGASQVDDVVDEIRQTIKKGYRTLVTVLTKKMAEDLTEYLTEQGIRVRYMHSDVDTLERIEIIRELRMGNIDVLVGINLLREGLDIPECGFVAILDADKEGFLRSETSLIQTIGRAARNVDGKVVLYADRITGSMERAMAETSRRREKQHAYNLEHGITPESVKRDIKDILNSPYERGDRVLVPMGMSETDDRPFSGDNFKAALKDLEAKMREAAANLEFETAARLRDEIKRMKLMDLEFANEVLAATGDEVDKSAPKRLRAEIRQEKAEEFRKKRK; encoded by the coding sequence ATGCCTCGCACCCCCAATAGCGGCGTTTCCGACGTCTCCACGCCCTTCGTCATGGACGTTGTCCAGGACGTCGCTGACGCGACCATGCCCATGCTGTGGACCCCGCACCGCCCCGCGCGGCCGGACAAGTCCGAGGGCGGCAAGAAATTCAAGCTCGTTTCCGACTACCAGCCGGCCGGCGACCAGCCGACGGCGATCAAGGAGCTGGTCGACGGCATCAACGCCCGCGACCAGGACCAGGTGCTGCTGGGCGTCACGGGCTCGGGCAAGACCTTCACCATGGCCCAGGTGATCGCCGCCACCCAGCGCCCGGCGCTGATCCTGGCCCCGAACAAGACCCTGGCCGCCCAGCTTTACAGCGAGATGAAGTCGTTCTTTCCGGAGAACGCGGTCGAGTACTTCGTCAGCTACTACGACTACTACCAGCCGGAGGCCTACGTCCCGCGCACCGACACCTATATCGAGAAGGACAGCTCCATCAACGAGCAGATCGACCGGATGCGCCACTCGGCCACCCGGGCGATCCTGGAGCGCGACGACGTCATCGTCGTGGCCTCGGTCAGCTGCATCTACGGCATCGGCTCGGTCGAGACCTATACGGCCATGACCTTCACCCTGACGGTCGGCGACCGGGTGGACGAGAAGCAGCTGATCGCCGACCTGGTGGCCCAGCAGTACAAGCGCAACGAGGTGGCCTTCGAGCGCGGCACCTTCCGCCGCCGGGGCGACACCATCGAGATCTTCCCCGCCCACTATGAGGACCGCGCCTGGCGCGTGACCCTGTTCGGCGACGAGGTCGAGGCGATCTCCGAGTTCGACACCATGACCGGCAAGAAGACCGCCGACATGGAGACCATCAAGGTCTACGCCAACAGCCACCACGTCACCCCGCGCCCGACCCTGCGCCAGGCGATCATCGCCATCCGCGCCGAACTGAAGGAGCGCCTGGCCTGGATGTACGAGAACGGCAAGCTGCTGGAGGCCCAGCGCCTGGAGCAGCGCACCAATTTCGACCTCGAGATGATCGAGACCACCGGCTCGTGCGCCGGCATCGAGAACTACAGCCGCTACCTGTCCGGCCGCCAGCCGGGCGAGCCGCCGCCGACCTTCTTCGAATATATCCCTGACAACGCCCTGCTGTTCACCGACGAGAGCCACCAGACGGTTCCGCAGATCGGCGCCATGTACAAGGGCGACCGCAACCGCAAATGGACGCTCGCCGAGTACGGCTTCCGCCTGCCCTCGGCGCTCGACAACCGCCCCCTCAAGTTCGAGGAGTGGGACGCCATGCGGCCGCAGACGGTGCACGTCAGCGCCACCCCCGCCTCGTGGGAAATGGAGCGGGCCGGCGGCGTCTTCGCCGAGCAGGTCATCCGCCCCACCGGCCTGATCGACCCGCCGGTCGAGGTGCGCCCGGTCGCCAAGGACGGGGCCAGCCAGGTCGACGACGTGGTCGACGAGATCCGCCAGACCATCAAGAAGGGCTACCGCACCCTGGTCACCGTCCTGACCAAGAAGATGGCCGAGGACCTGACCGAATATCTGACCGAACAGGGCATCCGCGTCCGCTACATGCACTCGGACGTCGACACCCTGGAGCGCATCGAGATCATCCGCGAGTTGCGGATGGGCAATATCGACGTGCTGGTCGGCATCAACCTGCTGCGCGAGGGCCTGGACATCCCCGAGTGCGGTTTCGTGGCCATTCTCGACGCCGACAAGGAAGGCTTCCTGCGCTCGGAGACCTCGCTGATCCAGACCATCGGCCGCGCCGCGCGCAACGTCGACGGTAAGGTCGTGCTCTATGCCGACAGGATCACCGGCTCGATGGAGCGGGCCATGGCCGAGACCTCGCGCCGCCGCGAGAAGCAGCACGCCTATAACCTCGAGCACGGCATCACGCCCGAGAGCGTCAAGCGCGACATCAAGGACATCCTCAACAGCCCCTACGAGCGCGGCGACCGCGTGCTGGTGCCGATGGGCATGTCCGAGACCGACGACCGCCCGTTCAGCGGCGACAACTTCAAGGCCGCGCTCAAGGACCTGGAGGCCAAGATGCGCGAGGCCGCCGCCAACCTGGAGTTCGAAACCGCCGCGAGACTGCGCGACGAGATCAAGCGCATGAAGCTGATGGACCTGGAATTCGCCAACGAGGTGCTGGCCGCGACGGGGGACGAGGTCGACAAATCAGCGCCGAAGCGCCTACGCGCGGAGATCCGCCAGGAGAAGGCGGAAGAGTTCCGGAAGAAGCGGAAGTAG
- a CDS encoding methyl-accepting chemotaxis protein, with protein sequence MFGIQTSSGAESSQTLAAIGRALAIIEFDTAGKILTANENFCAAMGYALSEIKGRHHSLFVEPDYARSAEYTAFWAKLGRGEFDAREYLRIGKGGAEVWIQASYNPVRNGKGVVTKVVKVATVITAEKLRNAEFEGKIEAISRAQAVIEFTPDGQVVTANENFLKALGYALSEVQGQHHRMFVEPALARSAEYQDFWKTLNNGEFVAAEFKRIGKGGREVWIQASYNPIFDAKKRVIKVVKFATDVTPRVRAVEEVAKGLEQLASNNLKHRIEAAIDPAFEKVRHDFNTAMGMLDETMTAVSGSTDGVSSGAEEIAAASDDLSRRTEQQAASLEETAAALDEITATVRRSAEGAKQASVAASSARADAVTSGQVVGEAVAAMGEIDSSSRQITQIIGVIDEIAFQTNLLALNAGVEAARAGDAGRGFAVVAQEVRALAQRSADAAKEIKALIATSSAQVERGVKLVGETGRVLTGIVEKVAQIDGLISEIAKSSQEQATGLHEVNTAVNQMDQVTQQNAAMVEEATAAAANLKAGSRELAQLVAQFETSARGGRRPQVAQPGRDRPGQNPVARQQARVAAAMGGGRASQQDPGWDEF encoded by the coding sequence ATGTTCGGCATTCAAACTTCTTCCGGCGCGGAATCTTCGCAAACGCTCGCCGCGATCGGACGGGCGCTGGCCATCATCGAGTTCGACACCGCCGGCAAGATCCTCACCGCGAACGAGAATTTCTGCGCCGCCATGGGCTACGCCTTGTCCGAGATCAAAGGGCGGCATCACAGCCTGTTCGTCGAGCCCGACTATGCGCGCAGCGCGGAGTACACGGCCTTCTGGGCCAAGCTCGGGCGTGGAGAGTTCGATGCGCGGGAGTACCTGCGTATCGGCAAGGGCGGCGCGGAGGTCTGGATTCAGGCTTCCTACAATCCCGTTCGGAACGGGAAGGGCGTCGTGACCAAGGTGGTCAAGGTCGCGACGGTGATCACGGCCGAGAAGCTGCGCAACGCCGAGTTCGAAGGAAAGATCGAGGCGATTTCACGCGCACAGGCGGTGATCGAGTTCACGCCCGATGGACAGGTCGTCACCGCGAACGAGAACTTCCTGAAGGCTCTGGGCTATGCCCTTTCGGAGGTTCAGGGCCAGCACCATCGTATGTTCGTCGAGCCGGCGCTGGCTCGGTCGGCCGAATACCAGGACTTCTGGAAGACGCTGAACAATGGTGAGTTCGTCGCCGCCGAGTTCAAGCGCATCGGCAAGGGCGGCCGTGAGGTCTGGATCCAGGCGTCCTACAACCCGATCTTCGACGCCAAGAAGCGCGTCATCAAGGTGGTCAAGTTCGCGACCGACGTCACGCCCCGCGTCCGCGCCGTCGAGGAAGTCGCCAAGGGACTCGAGCAGTTGGCGAGCAACAATCTGAAGCACCGGATCGAGGCGGCCATCGACCCGGCCTTCGAAAAGGTTCGCCACGACTTCAACACCGCCATGGGCATGTTGGATGAGACCATGACCGCCGTGTCGGGGTCGACCGATGGCGTCAGCAGCGGGGCGGAGGAGATCGCGGCGGCGTCCGACGACCTGTCACGCCGCACGGAGCAGCAGGCCGCAAGCCTGGAAGAGACCGCCGCCGCGCTCGACGAGATCACCGCCACGGTGCGGCGCAGCGCCGAGGGCGCCAAGCAAGCCTCGGTCGCCGCCTCCTCGGCGCGCGCGGACGCGGTGACATCCGGCCAGGTCGTTGGCGAGGCTGTCGCCGCGATGGGGGAAATCGACAGCTCCTCACGGCAGATCACGCAGATCATCGGCGTCATCGACGAGATCGCCTTCCAGACCAACCTGCTGGCCCTCAACGCCGGCGTCGAAGCCGCGCGGGCGGGGGACGCCGGTCGCGGGTTCGCGGTTGTCGCTCAGGAAGTGCGCGCCCTGGCCCAACGCTCGGCCGACGCCGCCAAGGAGATCAAGGCCTTGATCGCCACCTCCAGCGCCCAGGTCGAACGCGGCGTGAAGCTTGTCGGCGAGACGGGGCGCGTCCTCACCGGCATCGTGGAGAAGGTGGCCCAGATCGATGGGTTGATCTCGGAGATCGCCAAGTCCTCGCAGGAGCAGGCCACGGGCCTTCACGAGGTCAACACCGCCGTCAACCAGATGGACCAGGTCACGCAGCAGAACGCCGCCATGGTCGAGGAAGCCACTGCCGCCGCGGCCAATCTGAAGGCGGGCTCGCGGGAACTCGCGCAGCTGGTGGCCCAGTTCGAGACCAGCGCTCGCGGCGGGCGGCGACCGCAGGTGGCCCAGCCGGGACGAGATCGCCCCGGCCAAAACCCGGTCGCGCGGCAGCAAGCCAGGGTCGCCGCTGCCATGGGCGGAGGTCGCGCGTCGCAGCAGGATCCCGGTTGGGATGAGTTTTAG
- a CDS encoding AraC family transcriptional regulator yields the protein MSDLPLLDHALPLASHLILRTTDRDSLAETLSDKYGAALTSAGQEDSPFFAQANRVQVGGVTLHYCRYDTPVDIAFSDMAGVRQLLCLTSQGRISSGGRQAQINADATTILPPDSSFLASYGAGYQHIVTQFDVEALRRKAEAIVGYPQHGPFVLPVLQALATSTRVRSRQISFALARMLATEADIDMPLIEMGQALSSAFLLENLSGFADRLAEEPKSPSIAAVKVLEDYIQANWNRPLTVEDIAAACGVSVRSVFARFKQHRGIAPLTYLRELRLDRARHLLLHDQDNSVISIAMTCGFSSFGHFARRYRERFGELPSTTRARGRPA from the coding sequence TTGAGCGATCTTCCACTTCTTGATCACGCCCTGCCACTGGCCTCGCATCTGATCCTGCGGACGACCGATCGCGACAGCTTGGCCGAGACCCTGAGCGACAAGTATGGCGCGGCGCTCACCAGCGCCGGTCAGGAGGACTCGCCCTTCTTCGCCCAGGCCAACCGCGTACAGGTGGGTGGCGTGACCCTGCACTACTGCCGCTATGACACGCCCGTCGATATCGCGTTCTCCGATATGGCCGGCGTCAGGCAATTGCTGTGCCTGACGAGCCAGGGGCGGATTTCATCCGGCGGCAGGCAGGCTCAAATCAATGCCGACGCGACGACGATCCTACCGCCGGACTCGTCGTTCCTGGCGTCCTACGGCGCTGGCTATCAGCATATCGTCACGCAGTTCGACGTCGAAGCGCTGCGCCGGAAGGCAGAGGCTATCGTCGGCTATCCGCAACACGGTCCGTTCGTCCTGCCCGTCCTGCAGGCGCTCGCGACCTCGACGCGCGTTCGCTCCCGGCAGATCTCCTTCGCCCTCGCGCGGATGCTGGCGACGGAGGCGGATATCGACATGCCGCTTATCGAGATGGGCCAGGCGCTGAGCAGCGCCTTCCTGTTGGAAAATCTCTCCGGCTTCGCCGATCGTCTCGCCGAGGAGCCGAAAAGCCCCTCGATCGCGGCCGTGAAGGTGCTTGAGGACTATATCCAGGCAAACTGGAACCGTCCGCTGACCGTCGAGGACATCGCCGCCGCCTGCGGGGTCAGCGTCAGGAGCGTCTTCGCCCGCTTCAAGCAGCACCGAGGGATCGCGCCGCTGACCTATCTGCGCGAGCTTCGCCTCGATCGCGCGCGTCACCTGCTGCTCCACGATCAAGACAACTCCGTCATCTCCATCGCCATGACCTGCGGCTTCTCCAGCTTCGGGCATTTCGCCCGCCGGTATCGGGAGCGGTTCGGCGAACTGCCCTCGACGACCCGCGCGCGCGGGCGGCCGGCCTAG
- a CDS encoding nitronate monooxygenase family protein: MAIKTRFTELFGVEHPIAQGGMQWVGKAELVSAVANAGALGFLTALTQPTPEALAKEIARTRDLTDKPFGVNLTILPAMTPPPYAEYRAAIIESGIKIVETAGYKPQEHVDDLKAHGVKIIHKCTAVRHALSAERMGVDAISIDGFECAGHPGEDDIPGLILIAAAADKVKIPMLASGGIADARGLVAALALGADGVNMGTRFCVTQEAPIPMAFKEQMVANDERQTDLIFRTLHNTARVMRNAVSQEVVQIERAGGAKFEDVAHLVAGTRGRDALAKGDTDGGIWSAGMVQGLIHDIPTVKDLVDRIVAEAEALIRGRLAAMVG; this comes from the coding sequence ATGGCCATCAAGACCCGTTTCACCGAGCTGTTCGGCGTCGAGCACCCGATCGCCCAGGGCGGCATGCAGTGGGTCGGCAAGGCCGAGCTGGTCAGCGCCGTCGCCAACGCCGGGGCGCTGGGCTTCCTCACCGCCCTGACCCAGCCGACGCCGGAAGCCCTGGCCAAGGAGATCGCCCGCACCCGCGACCTCACCGACAAGCCGTTCGGCGTCAACCTGACCATCCTGCCGGCCATGACCCCGCCGCCCTATGCCGAGTACCGGGCCGCGATCATCGAGAGCGGGATCAAGATCGTCGAGACCGCCGGCTACAAGCCGCAGGAACATGTCGACGACCTCAAGGCCCACGGGGTCAAGATCATCCACAAGTGCACCGCCGTCCGCCACGCCCTGAGCGCCGAGCGGATGGGCGTCGACGCCATCTCGATCGACGGCTTCGAGTGCGCCGGCCACCCGGGCGAGGACGACATCCCCGGCCTGATCCTGATCGCAGCCGCCGCCGACAAGGTGAAGATCCCGATGCTGGCCTCGGGCGGCATCGCCGATGCGCGCGGCCTGGTGGCGGCCCTCGCCCTGGGCGCCGACGGCGTCAACATGGGCACCCGGTTCTGCGTCACCCAGGAGGCCCCGATCCCGATGGCCTTCAAGGAACAGATGGTCGCCAATGACGAGCGCCAGACTGACCTGATCTTCCGCACCCTGCACAATACGGCCCGCGTGATGCGCAACGCCGTCAGCCAGGAGGTGGTGCAGATCGAGCGGGCCGGCGGCGCCAAGTTCGAGGACGTCGCCCACCTGGTCGCCGGAACCCGCGGCCGCGATGCTCTGGCCAAGGGCGACACCGACGGCGGCATCTGGAGCGCCGGCATGGTCCAGGGCCTGATCCACGACATCCCGACCGTCAAGGACCTGGTCGACCGCATCGTCGCCGAGGCCGAGGCGCTCATTCGCGGCAGGCTGGCGGCGATGGTGGGCTGA
- a CDS encoding lysozyme inhibitor LprI family protein yields the protein MIRVLAIASLLLLAAPVASQAHGETTRELCDRRGGATMEQVQCFAGSRVAEDARLNRVYKALMARLKPAQRLALRDEQRAWIKDRDAACLPYYDETQYGQQGKVDGEECIIDRTILRANALARIGRR from the coding sequence ATGATCCGCGTCCTCGCCATCGCCTCTCTGCTGCTGCTGGCCGCGCCCGTCGCCTCCCAAGCGCACGGCGAAACCACCCGCGAACTCTGCGACCGGCGGGGCGGGGCGACCATGGAGCAGGTGCAGTGCTTCGCCGGCTCGCGCGTCGCCGAGGACGCCCGGCTCAACCGCGTCTACAAGGCGCTGATGGCCCGGCTGAAGCCTGCCCAGAGGCTCGCCCTGCGCGACGAGCAGCGCGCCTGGATCAAGGACCGCGACGCCGCGTGCCTGCCCTACTATGACGAGACGCAATACGGCCAGCAGGGCAAGGTGGACGGCGAGGAATGCATCATTGACCGCACCATCCTCCGGGCCAACGCGCTGGCGCGGATCGGGCGGCGCTGA
- a CDS encoding lysozyme inhibitor LprI family protein produces the protein MGRTGLIIAALLMAAPVSAAAAGDEPRYSLGYDRCLNSPDGQNTPGLVKCALAELKVQDARLNRAYTADMAGLAQNPDAKAALLKAQRAWIAFRDADCATVRALSGGTISPFYAASCELKHTARRAQALEALLAP, from the coding sequence ATGGGGCGGACGGGACTGATCATCGCGGCGCTACTGATGGCCGCGCCGGTTTCGGCGGCGGCGGCGGGTGACGAGCCCCGCTACAGCCTCGGCTACGACCGCTGCCTGAACTCGCCGGACGGCCAGAACACGCCGGGTCTCGTCAAATGCGCCCTGGCCGAGCTCAAGGTCCAGGACGCGCGCCTGAACCGGGCCTACACGGCGGACATGGCCGGCCTGGCCCAGAACCCCGACGCCAAGGCCGCCCTGCTCAAGGCCCAGCGCGCCTGGATCGCCTTCCGCGACGCCGACTGCGCCACCGTCCGGGCCTTGTCCGGCGGCACAATCTCCCCGTTCTACGCCGCGTCCTGCGAGCTCAAGCACACCGCCCGCCGGGCCCAGGCGCTGGAAGCCCTGTTAGCGCCCTGA
- a CDS encoding acetyl-CoA carboxylase carboxyltransferase subunit alpha: protein MAAHYLDFERPIADLESKIEELSKLSETAGPGAFDLEIQALRDRAQTLRKEAYANLDAWQKTMVARHPQRPHLRDYVAGLIDEFVELRGDRKFADDQAIVGGLGRFRGQPVVVMGHEKGHDTTTRLKHNFGMARPEGYRKAVRLMDMAERFSLPVITFVDTAGAYPGLGAEERGQAEAIARSTERCLTLGTPMVATIVGEGGSGGAIALAGANRVLILEHSIYSVISPEGAASILWRDGARAKDAATNMRITAQDLIKLGIVDRIVDEPAGGAHSNADVAIQAVGDAVEEELKAMAHMSAAQLKTQRAERFYAIGRAGLQ from the coding sequence ATGGCCGCCCATTATCTCGATTTCGAACGCCCAATCGCTGATCTGGAAAGCAAGATCGAGGAGCTGAGCAAGCTCTCCGAGACCGCTGGACCAGGCGCGTTCGACCTCGAGATCCAGGCGCTGCGCGACCGTGCGCAGACGCTTCGCAAGGAGGCCTACGCCAATCTCGACGCCTGGCAGAAGACCATGGTCGCCCGGCACCCGCAGCGGCCGCACCTGCGCGACTATGTCGCGGGCCTGATCGACGAGTTCGTCGAGCTGCGCGGCGACCGCAAGTTCGCCGACGACCAGGCCATTGTCGGGGGCCTCGGCCGCTTCCGGGGCCAGCCGGTTGTGGTCATGGGCCACGAGAAGGGCCACGATACGACCACGCGCCTGAAGCACAATTTCGGCATGGCTCGCCCCGAGGGCTATCGCAAGGCCGTGCGCCTGATGGACATGGCCGAGCGCTTCAGCCTGCCGGTCATCACCTTTGTCGACACCGCCGGCGCCTATCCGGGCCTGGGCGCCGAGGAGCGCGGCCAGGCCGAGGCCATCGCCCGCTCGACCGAGCGCTGCTTGACCCTGGGCACGCCGATGGTCGCCACCATCGTCGGCGAAGGCGGCAGCGGCGGGGCCATCGCCCTGGCTGGCGCCAACCGCGTGCTGATCCTGGAGCACTCGATCTATTCGGTGATCTCGCCGGAAGGCGCGGCCTCGATCCTGTGGCGCGACGGCGCCCGGGCCAAGGACGCGGCGACCAACATGCGCATCACCGCCCAGGACCTGATCAAGCTGGGCATCGTCGACCGCATCGTCGACGAGCCCGCCGGCGGCGCCCACTCGAACGCGGACGTCGCCATCCAGGCCGTCGGCGACGCGGTCGAGGAAGAGCTGAAGGCCATGGCGCACATGAGCGCCGCCCAGCTGAAGACCCAGCGCGCCGAGCGCTTCTACGCCATCGGCCGCGCCGGCCTGCAATAG
- a CDS encoding cytochrome P450: MDAIVRPAPLIPPAPKVHAKPLGLTPLGQLRVAWEMGRSLIGAYCEEDYESLAAPYMFMGQPGLFLNDPAGVRHVLTSPKYARPVKAARSLKPLVGEGVLMSEGETWRRQRKSLAPVFTPAAIGGLLPHFVAAGAGLAEGLEGRDRANLAQDFHRATLDAVLRALFSRRADTEGAVLADLARRYMEGPAHFNLMDFVAKGADDLLFMDGARHRLGRRWFTAVDALIEERRAAPHLDVRDLLDRLLAARNEDGSPLPDQEIRDQCSSMLAAGFETTSRLLFWATYLLALDPVTQDRVRAEVLAFPAERVASLDDLKHWPLLRSVLFETLRLYPTAPLIARQALEADVVSGCDVVPGCMVTISPWVVHRHRRLWDAPTAFKPERFIDQAHPWGLEAFLPFGAGPRVCIGAGFALAEAQIVLASVLARFKVSMASDRPVLPRASITLGPDHEPDFRLERIVQARP; the protein is encoded by the coding sequence ATGGACGCTATCGTCCGCCCCGCGCCGCTTATTCCCCCCGCCCCGAAGGTCCACGCCAAGCCGCTGGGCCTCACCCCGCTGGGACAGCTGCGCGTGGCCTGGGAAATGGGCCGCAGCCTGATCGGGGCCTATTGCGAAGAGGACTATGAGAGCCTCGCCGCGCCCTACATGTTCATGGGCCAGCCGGGCCTGTTCCTGAACGACCCCGCCGGCGTCCGCCACGTGCTGACCTCCCCGAAATACGCCCGCCCCGTGAAGGCCGCCCGCTCGCTGAAGCCGCTGGTCGGCGAGGGCGTGCTGATGTCCGAGGGCGAGACCTGGCGGCGGCAGCGCAAGAGCCTCGCGCCCGTCTTCACCCCGGCCGCGATCGGCGGCCTGCTGCCCCACTTCGTCGCCGCCGGCGCGGGTCTCGCGGAAGGGCTGGAGGGCCGTGACCGCGCCAACCTGGCCCAGGACTTCCACCGCGCCACCTTGGACGCGGTGCTGCGGGCCCTGTTTTCGCGCCGCGCCGACACGGAAGGCGCCGTGCTGGCGGATCTGGCCCGCCGCTACATGGAGGGGCCGGCCCACTTCAACCTGATGGACTTCGTCGCCAAGGGCGCCGACGACCTGCTGTTCATGGACGGCGCGCGCCATCGACTGGGCCGGCGCTGGTTCACGGCGGTCGACGCCCTGATCGAGGAGCGGCGGGCCGCGCCGCATCTGGACGTCCGCGACCTGCTCGACCGCCTGCTGGCCGCGCGGAACGAGGACGGCTCGCCCCTGCCCGACCAGGAGATCCGCGACCAGTGCAGCTCGATGCTGGCGGCCGGTTTCGAGACCACCTCGCGGCTGCTGTTCTGGGCGACCTATCTGCTGGCCCTGGATCCAGTCACCCAAGACCGCGTCCGCGCCGAGGTGCTGGCCTTCCCGGCCGAGCGAGTGGCCAGCCTGGACGACCTGAAGCATTGGCCGCTGCTGCGCTCGGTGCTGTTCGAGACCCTGCGGCTCTATCCGACCGCGCCGCTCATCGCCCGCCAGGCGCTGGAGGCCGACGTGGTCTCGGGCTGCGACGTCGTCCCCGGCTGCATGGTCACCATCAGCCCGTGGGTGGTGCACCGGCACCGCAGGCTGTGGGACGCCCCGACCGCCTTCAAGCCCGAGCGGTTCATCGACCAGGCCCACCCGTGGGGCCTGGAGGCCTTCCTGCCGTTCGGAGCCGGACCGCGCGTCTGTATCGGCGCGGGCTTCGCCCTGGCCGAGGCGCAGATCGTGCTGGCCAGCGTCCTGGCGCGGTTCAAGGTGTCGATGGCCAGCGACCGACCCGTCCTGCCCCGCGCCTCGATCACCCTGGGGCCGGACCACGAGCCGGACTTCCGCCTGGAGCGGATCGTACAAGCCCGGCCTTGA
- a CDS encoding OsmC family protein, which produces MTEVAQTRPFATATDSGTGALQTFVTAGPSTIVADVSAAQGGLDLGPDPHELVAAGLAACTTMTLRLYANRKNWEVSGLHVEVFSHYDADKTPPERFERVISLEGNLNEEQRERLFEIAEKCPIHKLLTAGARVVTTVADQD; this is translated from the coding sequence ATGACCGAAGTCGCCCAGACCCGCCCGTTCGCCACCGCCACGGACAGCGGCACGGGGGCCTTGCAGACCTTCGTCACCGCCGGCCCCTCGACCATTGTCGCGGATGTCTCGGCGGCTCAGGGCGGCCTGGACCTCGGTCCCGACCCGCACGAGCTGGTCGCCGCGGGCCTTGCGGCCTGCACCACCATGACCCTACGCCTCTACGCCAATCGCAAGAACTGGGAGGTCAGCGGCCTGCACGTCGAGGTGTTCTCGCACTACGACGCCGACAAGACCCCGCCGGAGCGCTTCGAGCGGGTGATCAGCCTGGAGGGCAACCTCAACGAAGAACAGCGCGAGCGCCTGTTCGAGATCGCCGAGAAGTGCCCCATCCACAAGCTGCTGACGGCCGGCGCGCGGGTGGTGACGACGGTGGCGGATCAGGACTGA